In one Pseudoclavibacter sp. Marseille-Q3772 genomic region, the following are encoded:
- a CDS encoding ABC transporter ATP-binding protein produces MPTHGDVGSDVDGDPIADNIVSSVDQEHGGEALLLADLTKRFGSVTAVNELSYTVPAGSFSAIVGPNGAGKTTTLSMISGLLPPTHGSVELFGIDVWRDRVQAQERIGILPDRVRMFEQLTGAQYLAYVGAVRRVSADDITSRTDQLLDAFDLRAVANRLVVDYSGGLRKKLALASALIHAPDLLVLDEPFESIDPVSAQTLTQVLHEFVDRGGTVILSSHSMDLVQRMCDHVALIVEGQLLAEGTVDDVRGDRSLEERFRELVHGPSTSEGLDWLGISFG; encoded by the coding sequence ATGCCAACTCACGGTGATGTAGGGAGCGACGTTGACGGCGACCCTATCGCTGACAACATCGTTTCGAGTGTTGACCAGGAGCACGGCGGGGAAGCGCTGTTACTTGCGGATCTCACCAAACGATTCGGCTCGGTTACCGCGGTCAACGAGTTGAGCTACACCGTGCCTGCGGGGTCATTCTCTGCCATTGTGGGGCCTAATGGTGCAGGGAAGACCACTACGCTCTCGATGATCTCGGGCCTGCTGCCACCAACGCACGGCAGCGTCGAACTCTTCGGCATTGATGTGTGGCGAGACCGTGTGCAAGCCCAGGAACGAATCGGAATCCTCCCCGATCGAGTCCGCATGTTCGAACAACTCACCGGCGCTCAGTACCTCGCGTATGTGGGTGCGGTTCGCCGAGTAAGCGCTGACGACATCACCTCGCGCACGGATCAGCTGCTGGACGCGTTCGATTTGCGTGCCGTCGCAAACCGGCTGGTTGTCGACTACTCCGGGGGCCTGCGTAAGAAACTGGCACTTGCATCCGCCCTCATCCACGCGCCAGATCTGCTCGTGCTTGACGAACCCTTCGAGTCCATCGACCCGGTATCTGCGCAGACACTGACGCAGGTACTACACGAGTTTGTAGACCGCGGTGGCACGGTGATCCTGTCGAGCCACTCCATGGATCTTGTGCAGCGCATGTGCGATCACGTCGCGCTGATCGTTGAAGGTCAGCTGCTGGCAGAAGGCACCGTCGATGATGTTCGCGGTGATCGGTCGCTGGAAGAACGTTTCCGTGAGCTTGTGCACGGGCCGTCAACATCGGAGGGACTGGATTGGTTAGGCATCTCGTTCGGCTGA
- the rdgB gene encoding RdgB/HAM1 family non-canonical purine NTP pyrophosphatase, whose product MSTNIVLASKNAHKLEEIQRILGAELPQLQLVNFDGEAPAEIGLTFEANALIKARAAAEATGQPAIADDSGLCVEALGWMPGIFSARWSGPARDERENIDLLLWQLQDVPDEARTASFVAAAALVLPDGREAAVRGTWLGSILREVRGEGGFGYDPIFLPDGEELSAAELGAHEKDAVSHRRRAFTELVPYLRDMLEL is encoded by the coding sequence TTGAGCACCAACATCGTTCTCGCTTCTAAGAACGCCCACAAGCTCGAAGAGATCCAACGAATCCTCGGTGCGGAGCTCCCGCAGCTACAGCTCGTGAACTTTGACGGTGAGGCACCCGCCGAGATCGGGCTCACCTTTGAGGCGAATGCACTCATTAAGGCGCGCGCCGCGGCGGAAGCGACCGGCCAGCCGGCAATCGCTGACGACTCCGGGCTGTGCGTTGAGGCTCTGGGATGGATGCCAGGAATCTTCTCGGCGCGCTGGTCAGGGCCCGCCCGCGACGAACGCGAAAACATCGATCTCTTGCTGTGGCAGCTACAGGACGTGCCCGATGAGGCTCGGACCGCATCCTTTGTCGCTGCCGCGGCGCTGGTGTTGCCGGATGGCCGCGAGGCGGCGGTGCGTGGAACATGGCTCGGCAGTATCTTGCGAGAGGTTCGCGGCGAAGGTGGATTCGGTTACGATCCGATCTTCCTGCCCGATGGGGAGGAGCTCTCGGCCGCTGAGCTCGGCGCGCATGAAAAGGATGCGGTGAGCCACCGTCGCCGTGCCTTCACAGAACTGGTGCCATACCTGCGCGACATGCTTGAGCTGTAG
- a CDS encoding nitrilase-related carbon-nitrogen hydrolase yields the protein MNSRICAAAAQYAPTLDYGANIRLLVRAAEEARRAGASLLVCPEYASGFAPEQGEWMRAVAQPFDGEFVSVVREVAREYELTVVAGMLEAPEGASESRPFNTVFAMGPDGEVAAKYRKVHLYDAFGSSESKWVAPGQPEQAAAVFELGGFRVGLQTCYDLRFPESSRRLIDAGATVLAIPAQWATGPLKEAHWQTLLSARAIENISYVVAADQPAPNAVGHSSILDPRGVVLASVGADAGIAVAWLSDDGLAAAREQNPALRVRQYRVDVSRPASVADKT from the coding sequence ATGAATTCCCGGATATGCGCGGCCGCCGCGCAATATGCTCCAACACTCGACTACGGCGCGAATATTCGGTTATTGGTGCGCGCCGCTGAAGAGGCGAGACGGGCCGGAGCGTCGTTGCTTGTTTGCCCAGAGTACGCATCCGGGTTTGCTCCTGAACAGGGGGAATGGATGCGTGCGGTCGCTCAGCCGTTTGACGGCGAGTTCGTATCTGTCGTGCGCGAGGTGGCGCGCGAGTATGAACTCACTGTCGTGGCGGGGATGTTGGAAGCGCCCGAAGGCGCATCCGAATCGCGCCCGTTCAACACCGTGTTCGCAATGGGCCCTGATGGTGAAGTTGCTGCCAAATATCGCAAAGTGCATCTCTACGACGCATTCGGTTCTAGCGAATCGAAGTGGGTGGCGCCCGGCCAGCCGGAGCAGGCGGCCGCCGTGTTCGAGCTTGGCGGGTTCCGTGTCGGACTACAGACCTGCTACGACCTGCGGTTCCCGGAGTCCAGCAGACGGCTCATCGACGCCGGCGCGACGGTACTTGCTATCCCCGCGCAGTGGGCGACAGGGCCGCTCAAGGAAGCGCACTGGCAGACATTGTTATCGGCTCGAGCAATTGAGAACATCAGCTATGTCGTGGCCGCCGACCAGCCTGCACCAAACGCAGTCGGTCACAGCAGCATCCTTGATCCTCGAGGAGTCGTTTTGGCGTCGGTCGGAGCGGATGCGGGCATAGCGGTAGCCTGGTTGTCAGATGACGGCCTTGCTGCCGCACGAGAGCAGAACCCAGCGTTGCGTGTACGCCAGTATCGAGTGGATGTATCCCGGCCAGCGTCTGTGGCGGACAAGACATAA
- a CDS encoding type II secretion system F family protein, with product MIEVALAVLAGVGVALIVSVWLWPNTPSDAPNRPSRIRDLLHRADMSQTTPGVFITVSVLTGCACGIVAAALGGIPVLGLLAGVMGGGLPTLAVRQRAIKRAHTLRTLWPDIIDQLIASVRSGMGLADAIETLARTGPKAVRPGFQAFTNTYRATGSFQTAARNAKDLLADPIADRLLVTLEMANQVGGTQLIPILRSLGTHLREAQSARHEVEARQSWVINAARLGVTAPWVVLALLLTRPEAALAYNSPLGAVIIIVGAVITVMAYRLMIYLGRLPEEQRWFA from the coding sequence ATGATTGAAGTTGCACTAGCTGTTCTAGCGGGAGTCGGCGTCGCGCTCATTGTGTCCGTGTGGCTGTGGCCCAACACCCCCTCGGATGCACCAAACCGTCCAAGCCGCATCCGCGACCTGCTCCACCGCGCTGATATGTCGCAGACCACGCCCGGTGTGTTTATCACCGTGTCAGTTCTCACTGGCTGCGCCTGTGGCATCGTTGCCGCTGCCCTCGGCGGAATCCCGGTACTCGGGCTGCTTGCAGGGGTCATGGGTGGTGGGCTGCCGACGCTTGCGGTGCGGCAACGAGCGATCAAGCGGGCACATACCCTGCGAACCCTGTGGCCGGACATCATCGATCAGCTCATTGCCTCGGTGCGCTCTGGTATGGGGTTGGCGGATGCGATTGAAACGCTCGCGCGGACCGGTCCGAAGGCCGTACGCCCCGGTTTCCAGGCGTTTACGAACACCTATCGAGCAACCGGCTCCTTTCAAACCGCGGCACGTAACGCGAAAGATTTACTCGCTGACCCCATCGCCGACCGACTATTGGTCACACTCGAAATGGCGAACCAAGTGGGCGGTACGCAGTTGATTCCAATTCTGCGCTCGCTCGGCACTCACCTGCGGGAAGCACAAAGCGCCCGTCACGAAGTGGAAGCTCGACAAAGCTGGGTCATCAATGCCGCTCGGCTCGGCGTCACCGCGCCGTGGGTTGTGCTGGCCCTGCTGCTTACTCGACCCGAAGCTGCACTCGCCTACAACTCGCCGCTTGGCGCAGTCATCATCATCGTCGGCGCGGTGATCACGGTTATGGCCTACCGACTGATGATTTATCTCGGCCGGCTTCCCGAAGAACAGCGGTGGTTCGCATGA
- a CDS encoding DUF3039 domain-containing protein: protein MTGFVSFSQPDTANPAGGTDVLDRELEELLEDEQVEDGDHDKFAHYVRKEKILEAAVTGKPVRALCGKKWLPNSNPDRFPICPDCKKIYEMMRD from the coding sequence ATGACTGGTTTCGTATCGTTCTCTCAGCCGGATACCGCTAATCCTGCCGGCGGCACCGATGTTCTCGATCGCGAACTTGAGGAGCTGCTCGAGGATGAGCAGGTCGAGGACGGCGATCATGATAAGTTCGCGCACTATGTTCGCAAGGAGAAGATCCTTGAAGCCGCGGTAACCGGAAAGCCGGTGCGGGCGCTGTGCGGCAAGAAGTGGTTGCCGAATTCGAACCCGGACCGTTTCCCAATCTGCCCCGACTGCAAAAAGATCTATGAAATGATGCGCGACTAG
- a CDS encoding nicotinate phosphoribosyltransferase: MTDETPAVLPTSTALLTDHYELTMLDAALKDGTAHRDCVFELFARKLPNDRRYGIVAGQGRAMELLQHFQFKDEELEFLRQQRIVSDQTVDWLANFKFSGSIRGYREGEAYFPHSPLMEVHATFAEGVVLETMLLSVLNYDSAVASAAARMVGAADGRPLAEMGSRRTGERSAIAAARAAYIAGFSATSNLEAGRSWGVPTMGTAAHSWTLLHDSEEQAFRSQVAALGANTTLLIDTYDVHQAINTAIEVAGTDLDGVRLDSGDLPVLVREVREQLNDLGATDTKITVTNDLDEYAIAALAATPVDSFGVGTSVVTGSGAVASGMVYKLVARKADDGQWVSVAKASPGKASVGGAKFPVRRREHGVASAELIAVGGEAVGDHDDRPLYVNYVTNGVVDERWLGAAGVTAAREHCAQARAELPRTAHRLGKGDPALISYFVHPDGALHRI; encoded by the coding sequence ATGACCGATGAAACACCAGCTGTCTTGCCCACATCCACAGCACTGCTTACTGATCACTATGAGTTGACCATGCTGGATGCAGCGCTCAAAGACGGCACGGCGCATCGCGATTGTGTCTTCGAGCTGTTCGCCCGCAAACTGCCAAACGACCGACGCTATGGAATCGTTGCCGGGCAGGGCCGCGCGATGGAGCTGCTACAGCACTTTCAGTTCAAGGATGAAGAGCTTGAGTTCCTGCGACAGCAGCGCATCGTCTCGGACCAGACCGTGGATTGGCTCGCGAACTTCAAGTTTTCGGGGTCGATCCGTGGCTACCGCGAAGGCGAAGCCTACTTCCCACACTCTCCACTCATGGAAGTCCACGCGACCTTCGCCGAGGGCGTTGTGCTCGAGACAATGCTGCTGAGCGTGCTCAACTATGACTCCGCTGTTGCTTCAGCAGCCGCGCGCATGGTTGGTGCGGCAGATGGTCGCCCTCTCGCCGAAATGGGCTCTCGCCGCACCGGTGAGCGCAGTGCCATAGCCGCTGCCCGGGCCGCCTACATTGCTGGTTTCTCGGCGACCTCGAACCTTGAAGCGGGTCGCAGCTGGGGCGTGCCAACGATGGGCACCGCAGCACACTCCTGGACGCTGCTGCATGACAGTGAAGAACAGGCGTTCCGATCACAGGTTGCCGCACTCGGGGCCAACACCACGCTACTCATCGACACGTACGACGTGCACCAGGCAATCAACACTGCCATAGAGGTTGCCGGTACCGACCTCGACGGTGTTCGTTTGGATTCCGGAGACCTTCCCGTGCTCGTACGAGAGGTCCGTGAACAGCTCAATGATCTAGGCGCGACGGACACCAAAATTACGGTCACCAACGATCTCGACGAGTACGCGATCGCTGCGCTTGCGGCCACGCCAGTTGACAGCTTCGGCGTCGGCACGAGCGTGGTCACGGGTTCCGGCGCAGTCGCCTCTGGGATGGTGTACAAGCTCGTGGCGCGTAAGGCGGATGATGGCCAGTGGGTCTCCGTTGCGAAGGCGTCACCAGGTAAAGCATCCGTCGGCGGTGCGAAGTTCCCCGTTCGCCGCCGCGAACACGGTGTTGCCTCGGCGGAGCTGATTGCCGTTGGCGGCGAGGCCGTAGGCGATCACGATGACCGCCCGCTGTACGTCAACTACGTCACCAACGGCGTCGTGGATGAACGCTGGCTCGGCGCTGCCGGCGTTACTGCCGCCCGTGAGCACTGTGCGCAGGCTCGAGCGGAACTACCGCGCACCGCGCACCGGCTCGGAAAGGGCGACCCTGCCCTGATCTCGTATTTCGTGCACCCAGACGGCGCGCTGCACCGCATCTAA
- a CDS encoding type II secretion system F family protein produces the protein MNIHTGQLFVLACVLGIGLWACLSATPLFRRARLVDTIAPHLVDISEEARQHVARPANEPLPVIGTLLSPLMSRIQRILTETVGTNQAIARRLRQAGIHMAPERYRMQQAACALAGITGGLVLGSAMVVRGGAAWNLLLVAPIACGILAVAACDLRLRARANARIRRIASEFPSILEFMTLALAAGEGTLDAMRRIAELEHSELAREFAGVVREIHSGIPTDRALRTFARELGFIPLERTADHLITAMERGAPLTDVLHAQAADARVLEKRDLLERAGRNEIRMMFTLVLLILPVTVLFAVFPSFFVLTNTF, from the coding sequence ATGAACATACACACCGGCCAACTCTTCGTTCTGGCCTGCGTTCTCGGAATTGGGCTTTGGGCCTGTCTCAGCGCAACACCGCTGTTTCGGCGTGCACGACTCGTTGACACGATCGCGCCACATCTGGTTGATATCAGTGAAGAAGCTCGCCAACACGTAGCAAGACCGGCGAATGAGCCACTGCCGGTTATCGGCACGCTGCTTTCGCCGCTGATGAGTCGAATCCAGCGCATACTCACCGAGACGGTAGGAACAAACCAGGCTATTGCGCGCAGACTCCGGCAGGCCGGTATCCATATGGCTCCGGAACGATACCGGATGCAGCAAGCCGCCTGTGCTCTGGCCGGTATCACCGGAGGGCTGGTGCTTGGCAGTGCAATGGTCGTACGTGGTGGCGCCGCCTGGAATCTGCTCCTGGTGGCCCCGATCGCGTGCGGGATTCTCGCCGTAGCGGCATGCGATCTTCGCCTGCGAGCGCGCGCGAACGCCCGGATTCGACGGATCGCCAGCGAGTTTCCATCAATTCTCGAGTTCATGACCTTGGCACTGGCTGCGGGCGAAGGCACACTCGATGCAATGCGGCGCATCGCCGAGCTCGAGCACAGCGAACTTGCGCGGGAATTCGCCGGCGTCGTACGTGAAATCCACAGCGGCATCCCCACAGATCGAGCGTTGCGCACCTTCGCGCGCGAACTCGGATTCATTCCGCTTGAACGCACGGCTGATCACCTCATCACAGCGATGGAGCGCGGTGCCCCGCTTACCGACGTCTTACACGCTCAGGCGGCTGACGCTCGGGTGCTCGAAAAACGCGATCTGCTGGAGCGCGCCGGACGCAACGAAATTCGCATGATGTTCACGCTCGTCCTGCTCATCCTGCCTGTCACCGTGCTCTTCGCCGTATTCCCCTCCTTCTTCGTCCTCACCAATACGTTCTAG
- a CDS encoding TadE/TadG family type IV pilus assembly protein: protein MVRSDRGSQTVEWVLVTSLLTMLLLAVLQVAFALHIRVTLIDAAAEGARYAGLRDATVAEATEQTRSLINAAVAEGYANDISVERGTHEASVRVRAPLPLIGPLGIPDVIEVSASAPIE, encoded by the coding sequence GTGGTTCGCTCCGACAGAGGCTCGCAGACGGTTGAATGGGTGCTGGTCACCAGCTTGCTCACCATGCTGTTGCTGGCGGTGCTGCAGGTCGCGTTTGCCCTCCACATCCGCGTGACCCTAATCGACGCAGCTGCTGAGGGCGCGCGCTATGCGGGTCTGCGTGACGCCACCGTTGCGGAAGCAACCGAACAAACCCGGAGCTTGATTAACGCCGCCGTTGCCGAAGGCTACGCTAACGACATATCGGTGGAACGCGGCACACACGAGGCGAGTGTTCGCGTGCGCGCACCACTGCCGCTCATTGGTCCGTTAGGGATCCCCGACGTTATTGAGGTGAGTGCGAGTGCGCCGATTGAATAA
- a CDS encoding ABC transporter ATP-binding protein, whose translation MLDAQQISKTFFPGTVNEKRALIDLSLRLDEGDFVTVIGSNGAGKSTLLNSVAGRYPIDSGDIVINGKSVARMPDFRRARYIGRVFQDPMAGTAPDLTIEQNLALALRRGKPRGLKIGITGARRTQFRDELATLELGLEDRLTAKVGLLSGGQRQALSLLMAAFTKPAILLLDEHTAALDPARAEHVSALTERIVAQERLTTLMVTHNMGQAIRLGNRLIMMHEGRIIYEVAGEQKAATTVADLMERFAKIKDVVIDDRALLS comes from the coding sequence ATGCTTGATGCACAGCAGATATCGAAAACGTTCTTCCCCGGAACTGTGAACGAAAAGCGAGCACTGATCGATTTGTCGCTCCGGTTGGATGAGGGGGACTTCGTCACGGTCATCGGCTCGAACGGTGCCGGTAAGTCGACGCTGCTCAATAGCGTGGCCGGTCGTTATCCGATCGATAGCGGAGACATTGTCATTAACGGCAAATCGGTCGCTCGGATGCCGGACTTCCGCCGCGCGCGATACATCGGGCGAGTGTTCCAAGACCCGATGGCGGGGACCGCACCTGATCTCACCATTGAGCAGAATCTCGCACTGGCGCTGCGTCGGGGCAAGCCGCGAGGACTGAAGATCGGTATCACTGGCGCTCGACGAACACAGTTCCGGGACGAGTTGGCCACTCTCGAGCTCGGCCTTGAAGATCGGCTGACTGCGAAGGTTGGGCTGCTCTCGGGTGGTCAGCGACAGGCGCTATCGCTGCTGATGGCAGCGTTCACGAAGCCGGCAATTCTCTTGCTCGACGAGCACACTGCCGCGCTCGATCCGGCACGCGCCGAACACGTCAGCGCCCTCACCGAGCGCATCGTCGCTCAGGAACGGTTGACGACGCTGATGGTGACCCACAATATGGGGCAGGCAATTCGCCTGGGTAACCGACTCATCATGATGCACGAGGGGCGGATTATCTACGAGGTTGCTGGCGAACAGAAAGCAGCGACGACGGTTGCCGATCTGATGGAGCGGTTCGCCAAGATCAAGGATGTCGTGATCGATGATCGGGCGCTGTTGAGCTAA
- the rph gene encoding ribonuclease PH, translating to MTKRADGRAVDELRQVTIERGWSEHAEGSALISFGNTRVLCTASFTPGVPKWLTGKGKGWLTAEYAMLPRATNERSQRESVKGKLGGRTHEISRLIGRSLRAAIDLEALGENTIVLDCDVLQADGGTRTAAITGAFVALADAVDWARANKHVPRKAEVITDSISAVSVGIIDGVPMLDLPYEEDVRADTDMNIVMTGSGKFVEVQGTAEQEPFSTDELMQLLELATKGNANLAKLQAEVLAN from the coding sequence ATGACGAAACGAGCTGACGGCAGAGCAGTCGATGAGCTGCGCCAGGTAACGATCGAACGTGGTTGGAGTGAACACGCCGAAGGTTCGGCGTTGATCAGCTTTGGGAATACGCGCGTGCTGTGTACCGCTTCGTTCACCCCCGGTGTACCGAAATGGCTCACCGGCAAGGGCAAGGGCTGGTTGACTGCCGAGTACGCGATGCTCCCACGTGCTACGAACGAGCGCTCGCAACGCGAATCGGTCAAAGGCAAGCTCGGCGGCCGCACGCACGAGATCTCTCGGCTCATCGGACGTTCCCTGCGTGCCGCGATTGATCTGGAGGCGCTCGGAGAGAACACGATCGTGCTCGATTGCGACGTATTGCAGGCAGATGGCGGGACGAGAACGGCGGCGATTACCGGCGCGTTCGTAGCGTTGGCGGATGCGGTCGATTGGGCGCGGGCCAATAAACACGTTCCGCGAAAAGCTGAGGTCATTACCGACTCGATTTCAGCGGTGTCCGTCGGAATTATTGATGGTGTGCCAATGCTCGATTTGCCGTACGAAGAAGACGTGCGCGCGGATACCGATATGAATATTGTCATGACCGGTTCGGGTAAGTTCGTTGAGGTTCAAGGAACTGCCGAGCAGGAGCCGTTCTCCACGGACGAACTCATGCAATTGCTCGAACTTGCCACTAAAGGCAACGCGAATCTGGCCAAGCTGCAAGCGGAGGTACTAGCCAATTGA
- a CDS encoding ATPase, T2SS/T4P/T4SS family — MTVTTAIAEQVRARVRSDELDIDPNSKHTRELVRQEVRRHFDKHGFARASLAVESGTRNANDAVTEQHTVDAVLAEVAGFGALQQYLDDPEIEEIWVNGPSRVFIARNGTTELTDTVIPAEQLRALVDRMLQSTGRRIDVSSPFVDASLPDGSRLHVVIPDIARKYPAINIRKFTRRIRDLGALVQRASLSEEAAAFLSGAVRAGNNVIVSGATHTGKTTMIGALLTAIGASERIVTVEETFELDVVARDIVAMQCRQESLEGTGAITLRRLVKEALRMRPDRLIVGEVREAEALELLIALNSGIPGMCSIHANSARDALIKLCTLPLLAGRNIDSGFVVPTVASTIDLVVHLARNAQGHRYVAEIIAPTGAVHAGVIEAQTLFRRQHHELVPTAAVSSQQLRGSGND; from the coding sequence GTGACCGTCACTACCGCCATTGCAGAACAAGTCCGTGCCCGTGTCCGTAGCGATGAACTCGATATCGATCCGAACAGCAAACACACGCGTGAGCTGGTTCGGCAGGAAGTGCGTCGTCACTTCGACAAGCATGGCTTTGCGCGCGCATCCCTAGCCGTTGAATCTGGTACGCGTAACGCCAACGATGCCGTTACCGAACAACACACGGTGGATGCGGTGCTCGCCGAAGTCGCCGGTTTCGGGGCATTGCAGCAGTACTTGGACGACCCCGAGATCGAAGAGATCTGGGTGAACGGACCATCGCGTGTCTTCATCGCCCGCAACGGCACCACAGAACTCACCGACACGGTGATCCCCGCCGAACAGCTGCGTGCGCTCGTCGATCGAATGCTGCAGTCGACCGGTCGGCGCATCGATGTCTCCAGCCCATTTGTTGATGCCTCGCTGCCGGACGGCTCGCGACTGCACGTCGTTATCCCCGATATTGCCCGAAAATACCCCGCAATCAACATCCGAAAGTTCACTCGCCGCATCCGCGACCTTGGCGCCCTAGTACAGCGAGCCTCACTGAGCGAAGAAGCAGCCGCGTTTTTGAGCGGTGCCGTACGAGCCGGAAACAACGTCATCGTGTCCGGCGCCACGCACACCGGAAAGACCACCATGATCGGTGCACTGCTCACCGCCATCGGCGCAAGCGAACGCATCGTCACCGTTGAAGAGACGTTCGAACTCGATGTTGTGGCACGCGATATCGTCGCCATGCAGTGTCGACAGGAATCGCTCGAAGGCACCGGCGCAATCACACTCCGGCGGCTCGTCAAAGAGGCCCTGCGGATGCGGCCCGATCGACTCATCGTCGGTGAGGTTCGTGAGGCTGAAGCACTTGAACTGCTGATTGCCCTGAACTCGGGTATTCCCGGAATGTGCTCCATCCACGCAAACTCTGCCCGAGACGCGTTGATCAAACTGTGCACATTGCCGCTATTGGCCGGGCGCAATATTGATTCCGGATTCGTGGTACCCACGGTCGCGAGCACGATCGATCTTGTCGTTCACCTTGCCCGGAACGCTCAGGGCCATCGATATGTCGCCGAGATCATCGCGCCCACCGGCGCGGTCCATGCCGGAGTGATTGAGGCACAAACGCTCTTTCGACGGCAGCATCACGAACTCGTGCCCACGGCTGCCGTCAGCAGCCAGCAACTGCGGGGGAGCGGCAATGATTGA
- the prfB gene encoding peptide chain release factor 2, with protein MINLDFSAEIGQLRSTFESVKAVLDPKALETRVSELEVAASAPDLWDDPDEAQKVTSALSHAQADLKKIAAIEQRLDDLEVLIELANEADDEESASEAEHELKAITKVVEDLEVQTLLDGEFDQRPAVMTIRAGAGGVDAADFAEMLMRMYTRWAEQHDYPVTVLDTSYAEQAGVKSATIQIDQPYAFGTLSTEAGTHRLVRMSPFNSAGSRETSFAAVEVVPLIEQTDHIEIPDSDIRIDVFRSSGPGGQSVNTTDSAVRITHIPTGIVVSCQNEKSQIQNRAAALRVLQSRLLLQQQAEDEAKKKELAGNITASWGDQMRSYVLAPYKMVKDLRSGYETGNPDRVFDGDIDEFIAAGIRWRKTQQQTDS; from the coding sequence ATGATTAACCTCGACTTCAGCGCTGAGATCGGCCAGTTACGCAGCACGTTTGAGAGCGTCAAAGCAGTGCTTGACCCGAAAGCGCTTGAAACGCGCGTCAGCGAACTTGAGGTTGCCGCATCCGCGCCCGACCTTTGGGATGATCCGGATGAGGCGCAGAAAGTCACCAGTGCGCTCTCGCACGCACAGGCTGACCTGAAGAAAATTGCGGCGATTGAGCAGCGACTCGATGACCTTGAGGTGCTTATTGAACTGGCGAATGAGGCCGATGACGAAGAGTCGGCGAGCGAGGCCGAGCACGAACTGAAGGCCATCACCAAGGTCGTCGAAGACCTCGAGGTCCAGACGCTGCTTGACGGTGAGTTTGATCAGCGTCCCGCTGTGATGACAATCCGCGCCGGCGCGGGTGGTGTGGATGCGGCAGACTTCGCGGAGATGCTGATGCGGATGTACACACGTTGGGCAGAGCAGCATGACTACCCGGTGACCGTGCTCGACACCTCGTATGCAGAACAGGCGGGAGTGAAGTCCGCGACAATTCAAATCGACCAGCCGTACGCGTTCGGGACGCTGTCAACCGAGGCCGGAACCCACCGATTAGTGCGAATGAGTCCGTTCAATTCGGCCGGATCGCGAGAAACAAGTTTTGCCGCAGTTGAAGTTGTGCCGCTAATCGAGCAAACTGACCATATAGAAATCCCGGATAGCGACATTCGCATTGACGTGTTTCGTTCATCCGGCCCCGGCGGACAATCGGTCAACACCACCGATTCCGCAGTGCGCATTACTCACATTCCTACAGGAATTGTGGTGTCATGCCAGAACGAAAAATCACAGATTCAGAACCGCGCCGCAGCGTTGCGGGTCTTGCAATCGCGACTGCTGTTACAGCAGCAGGCAGAGGATGAAGCCAAGAAGAAAGAACTTGCTGGCAACATCACCGCGAGTTGGGGTGATCAGATGCGTTCGTACGTACTGGCCCCGTACAAGATGGTGAAGGATCTGCGAAGCGGATACGAAACCGGTAACCCGGATCGCGTATTTGATGGGGATATTGATGAGTTCATCGCAGCCGGAATCCGTTGGCGAAAGACTCAACAACAAACCGATTCGTAA